In the Drosophila takahashii strain IR98-3 E-12201 chromosome 3R, DtakHiC1v2, whole genome shotgun sequence genome, one interval contains:
- the faf gene encoding probable ubiquitin carboxyl-terminal hydrolase FAF isoform X1, which translates to MTFDTRRGTTATSSSSTTTTTTTSPAQSAGSGTATVTTSSLPGGGGSSNLDSQEQQPAVSSQSSDDVAASSSAGSVESTVTLVPPEKLISSFPITKLRSLTQKISNPRWVVPVLPEQELEVLLNAAIELTQAGVDHDCEPCVEFYRNGLSTSFAKILTDEAVNSWKYNIHHCILVSCGKLLHLIAIHMQRDNPYLLDLLAIVFDPENKFNTFNAARQPECFATADCIWGQLDSNKMYARPPAEPKNARGWLVDLINRFGQLGGFDNLLERFNSGLELLKRNQNKGKAAESSAEGGGQDNRLTLALIHSLLRPFGQCYELLTPATIAKYFMPTWNVVLDLLDSFTDEELKREVKPEGRNDYINGIVKSARFLASRLSGQEELIRDLEMFRLKMILRLLQVSSFNGKMNALNEINKVLSSVAYYSHRSQPLPHCMPEDEMDWLTAERMAQWIKSSDVLGIVLKDSLHQPQYVEKLEKIIRFLIKEQALTLDDLDAVWRAQAGKHEAIVKNVHDLLAKLAWDFTPEQLDHLFEAFQASMTTANKRQRERLLELIRRLAEDDKNGVMAQKVLKLFWTLAHSQEVPPEVLDQALGAHVKILDYSCSQERDAQKTIWLDKCVGELKSGDGWVLPALRLIRDICCLYDTTPNHAPRTQTGTNRQQVIERLQNDYSLVILVTNSLTAYMERVRQMVTDTPGLEPAGILIDGRFPHHAQIAERLEFLKFLLKDGQLWLCADQAKQIWHCLAVSAVFPADREECFRWFGKLMGEEPDLDPGINKDFFENNILQLDPHLLTESGIKCFERFFKAVNSKEDKLKAIHRGYILDNEDLIGKDYLWRVITTGGEEIAGKAIDLLKEVSTALGPRLQENIAEFHEMFIGECCSRLRTHYGNIVILGKTQLQEELEAPDQSDNANDESKDSKMRFIEAEKMCRILKVLQEYVKECDRSFSGDRVHLPLSRVTRGKNTSLYIRFQNPGRPIDDLEIVTHSNETMAAFKRSLLKRIKGTSTTNIKVDLFYTNGEMIEVSDEINPLYQYTIRDKMILTAKLTPVGTGLASSPDSSSDSSTGSPPRPCPDMQRVESESTLPGVIISQNYQYTEFFLKLYQLGSDLEHGRLRDSAKVLLHLLPCDRQTMRQLQVMCKVPKAAVSGEKSAKEAEEEKLNATDQPASEVEEENCTPEQIFLHPTPAQVLYNLSVLHGLLIPALDPLGEGALLVQSAWMHSGCAHFVLELLTKNNFLPSADMHTKRASFQCVLRLAKLFLYIVGSVLSRVGDEPMICDLDNGSRSQVDILKQNFSTMPNSSQGTLRAISAKLAVMLAREMLSASQEGDRCRTLFSSTLQWSCPDISTIKAVVQLAWASSCGNLQALGSSSGDFEDEVIVPDSQDFSMCKEALEVLTISFILNPSANEALTSDANWPKFITSIVLKNPLRHVRQVASEQLFLASTYCAGDRRPFVYMVNLLVGALKTLVPQYEATCAEFFSVLCRTLSYGCIYNWPLQISEGLLGDEIKWLQRIRENVRATGDTQVHEELLEGHLCLAKELMFFLAADSKAQLNELIHELIDDFLFTASREFLHLRRHGSLRQDTVPPPVCRSPHTIAAACDLLIALCQLCVPNMKLLTNTLIDFVCTDTDPLREWDYLPPVGARPTKGFCGLKNAGATCYMNSVLQQLYMVPAVRVGILRAHGAATTDGEDFSGDSDLTGGGLGPALFSGPASALVTFSSSSSSSSSGAVEDGSHDVRKNYHVVILKHVQAIFAHLGHSALQFYVPRGLWTHFKLQGEPVNLREQQDAVEFFMSLFESLDEGLKALGQPQLMNATLGGSFSDQKICQECPHRYSKEEPFSVFSVDIRNHSSLTESLEQYVKGELLEGADAYHCDKCDKKVVTVKRLCVKKLPPVLAIQLKRFEYDYERVCAIKFNDYFEFPRILDMEPYTVSGLAKLEGEVVEVGDNCQTNVETTKYELTGIVVHSGQASGGHYFSYILSKNPANGKCQWYKFDDGEVTECKMHEDEEMKAQCFGGDYMGEIYDNNLKRMQYRRQKRWWNAYMLFYTRCDQSPVQYEPSVEQLSLTESRNMVLPLPKPIERSVRHQNIRFLHSRSIFSVEFFNFIKKLVSCNIPSARSDKITSAAEELSLLGVQLASQFLFHTGFRTKKSLRGPVIDWYDALSHHIRSSALVRKWFANHALLSPPSRLGEYILMAPSPEVRTVFVKLVVFFCHFAINDEPLTGYDGANLCEQVLISVLRLLKSEAADYGKHLPHYFSLFSMYVGLGTREKQQLLRLNVPLQFIQVALDDGPGPAIKYQYPEFSKLHQVVSHLIRCSDVSEKCQSSNQNARPLPNPFKDATVAHEELTPLSTECMDLLFNRTGYIKKVIEDTNVGDEGLKLLQYCSWENPHFSRAVLTELLWQCGFAYCHDMRHHTDLLLNILLIDDSWQHHRIHNALNGVAEEREGLLETIQRAKTHYQKRAYQIIKCLTQLFHKSPIALQMLNTNPTISRHWSIAVEWLQDELERQRGIGCQYNSYSWSPPAQSNDNTNGYMLERSQSAKNTWTMAYELCPDEVSEKTDENNESDLESNLDENKAEQAVQPGGAQEGTEQAADNKTPTTSSPSTGAWPVRVDSNAIPRLSRQLFGAYTSTGGTTSGTTAPTPATTTTTAGSGANSETESSAQETTAGETTISGLTNSLDQMEITAKKKCRRVIIRKLVESKDEEDATTATTTASTAEVTASPATTTTATAATATPATTTTAATTAGTGSGSGSGTSEPPTRIEKNLI; encoded by the exons ATGACGTTCGACACGCGGCGGGGCACCACGGCCACCAGCAgtagcagcaccaccaccaccaccacaacgAGTCCGGCGCAGAGTGCGGGATCGGGAACGGCGACAGTGACCACCTCGAGTTTGCCAGGAGGAGGGGGTTCGAGTAACCTAGACAGCCAGGAGCAACAGCCGGCGGTCAGCAGTCAGAGCTCCGATGACGTAGCCGCCTCCTCGTCGGCGGGCAGCGTGGAAAGCACCGTCACACTAGT GCCTCCAGAGAAGCTTATATCTTCGTTTCCCATTACGAAACTGAGATCGCTGACCCAGAAGATATCCAATCCTCGCTGGGTGGTGCCCGTGCTGCCCGAACAGGAGTTGGAGGTGCTTCTAAATGCCGCCATCGAACTGACCCAGGCTG GTGTGGATCATGATTGCGAGCCGTGCGTGGAGTTCTACCGCAACGGACTGAGCACATCGTTCGCCAAGATCCTCACCGACGAGGCCGTGAACTCGTGGAAGTACAACATCCACCACTGCATCCTGGTGTCCTGCGGCAAGCTGCTGCACCTCATCGCCATCCACATGCAGCGCGACAATCCCTACCTGCTGGACCTGCTGGCCATCGTCTTCGATCCGGAGAACAAGTTCAACACCTTCAACGCGGCCCGCCAGCCGGAGTGCTTCGCCACGGCGGACTGCATCTGGGGCCAGTTGGACAGCAACAAGATGTACGCCCGGCCGCCCGCGGAGCCCAAGAATGCGCGCGGCTGGCTGGTGGATCTCATCAACCGCTTCGGCCAGCTGGGCGGCTTTGACAATCTGCTGGAGCGGTTCAACAGCGGACTGGAGCTGCTGAAGCGGAACCAAAATAAGGGCAAGGCTGCCGAGAGTAGCGCCGAGGGAGGCGGCCAGGACAATCGTCTCACCCTCGCCCTCATCCACAGCCTCCTGCGGCCATTCGGCCAGTGCTACGAGCTGCTGACGCCCGCCACCATCGCCAAGTACTTCATGCCCACCTGGAACGTGGTGCTGGACCTCCTGGACAGCTTCACGGACGAGGAGCTGAAGCGCGAGGTGAAGCCCGAGGGGCGCAACGACTACATCAACGGGATCGTGAAGTCGGCCCGCTTCCTGGCCAGCCGACTCTCCGGCCAGGAGGAGCTGATCCGCGACCTGGAGATGTTTCGCCTGAAGATGATCCTGCGCCTGCTGCAGGTCTCCAGCTTCAATGGCAAGATGAATGCCCTGAATGAGATCAACAAGGTGCTCTCCTCGGTGGCCTACTACTCGCACCGATCCCAACCGCTGCCGCACTGCATGCCCGAGGACGAGATGGACTGGCTGACGGCGGAGCGCATGGCGCAGTGGATCAAGTCGTCGGACGTGCTGGGCATCGTGCTCAAGGATTCGCTGCACCAGCCGCAGTATGTGGAGAAGCTGGAGAAGATCATCCGCTTTCTCATTAAGGAGCAGGCACTGACGCTGGACGATCTGGATGCTGTTTGGCGGGCGCAGGCCGGCAAGCACGAGGCCATCGTGAAGAATGTGCACGATCTGCTGGCCAAACTGGCCTGGGATTTCACGCCCGAGCAGCTGGACCACCTCTTCGAGGCGTTTCAA GCCAGCATGACCACGGCGAATAAGAGGCAGCGCGAGAGGCTTTTGGAGCTGATACGCCGGCTGGCCGAGGACGACAAGAACGGAGTGATGGCCCAAAAGGTGCTGAAGCTCTTTTGGACCCTGGCCCACAGCCAGGAGGTGCCGCCGGAGGTTTTAGACCAAGCACTGGGCGCACATGTGAAGATCCTGGACTACAGCTGCTCGCAGGAGCGGGACGCACAGAAGACCATCTGGCTAGACAAGTGCGTCGGGGAGCTGAAGTCGGGCGACGGCTGGGTGCTGCCCGCCTTGCGCTTGATTCGCGACATCTGCTGTCTGTACGACACCACGCCGAATCATGCGCCGCGTACCCAGACGGGCACGAACCGGCAGCAGGTGATCGAGCGGCTGCAGAACGACTACTCGCTGGTCATCCTGGTGACCAACAGCCTGACTGCCTACATGGAGAGGGTGCGCCAGATGGTGACAGACACACCGGGATTAGAGCCAGCTGGAATCCTGATTGACGGGCGGTTTCCGCACCATGCGCAGATAGCGGAGCGCCTGGAGTTCCTCAAGTTCCTGCTGAAGGACGGACAGCTGTGGCTGTGCGCCGACCAGGCCAAGCAGATCTGGCACTGCCTGGCAGTGAGCGCCGTCTTTCCGGCGGATCGCGAGGAGTGCTTCCGGTGGTTCGGCAAGCTGATGGGCGAGGAGCCCGACCTGGACCCCGGCATCAACAAGGACTTCTTCGAGAACAACATCCTGCAGCTCGATCCGCACCTGCTCACCGAGAGCGGCATCAAGTGCTTCGAGCGCTTCTTCAAGGCGGTCAACTCCAAGGAGGACAAGCTGAAGGCGATCCACAGGGGCTACATTCTGGACAACGAGGATCTGATTGGCAAGGACTACCTGTGGCGGGTCATCACCACGGGGGGCGAGGAGATCGCCGGCAAGGCCATTGACCTGCTGAAGGAAGTGTCCACGGCGCTGGGTCCGCGGCTGCAGGAGAACATCGCCGAGTTCCACGAGATGTTCATAGGCGAGTGCTGCTCCCGCCTGCGCACCCACTACGGCAACATCGTCATCCTGGGCAAGACGCAGCtgcaggaggagctggaggcGCCCGACCAGTCGGACAACGCCAACGACGAGTCCAAGGACTCCAAGATGCGCTTCATCGAGGCCGAGAAGATGTGCCGCATCCTGAAGGTGCTGCAGGAGTACGTGAAGGAGTGCGACCGCTCGTTCAGCGGCGACCGCGTCCACCTGCCCCTCAGCCGGGTGACGCGCGGCAAGAACACCAGTCTGTACATCCGGTTCCAGAACCCCGGCCGCCCCATCGACGACCTGGAGATCGTGACGCACAGCAACGAGACCATGGCCGCCTTCAAGCGGAGTCTGCTAAAGCGGATCAAGGGCACCTCGACCACCAACATCAAGGTGGATCTCTTCTACACGAACGGCGAGATGATCGAGGTCTCCGACGAGATAAACCCGCTCTACCAGTACACCATCCGCGACAAGATGATCCTCACGGCGAAGCTCACGCCCGTGGGCACTGGCCTGGCCAGCAGTCCCGACTCCTCCAGCGACTCGAGCACCGGCTCCCCGCCGCGTCCCTGCCCCGACATGCAGCGCGTGGAGTCCGAGAGCACGCTGCCCGGCGTGATCATCTCGCAGAACTACCAGTACACCGAGTTCTTTCTGAAGCTCTACCAGCTGGGCAGCGACCTGGAGCACGGTCGTCTGCGGGACAGCGCCAAGGTGCTGCTGCACCTGCTGCCCTGCGACCGGCAGACGATGCGCCAGCTGCAGGTGATGTGCAAGGTGCCCAAGGCGGCCGTTTCGGGCGAGAAGAGCGccaaggaggcggaggaggagaaaCTCAACGCCACTGATCAGCCGGCGAGTGAGGTTGAGGAG GAGAACTGCACGCCGGAGCAGATCTTCCTGCACCCCACGCCCGCCCAAGTGCTCTACAATCTAAGTGTGCTGCACGGACTGCTGATTCCCGCGCTGGATCCCCTCGGGGAGGGAGCCCTGCTGGTGCAGTCCGCGTGGATGCACTCGGGCTGCGCCCACTTCGTGCTGGAGCTGCTGACCAAGAACAATTTTCTGCCCAGCGCCGACATGCACACGAAGCGCGCCTCCTTCCAGTGCGTCCTGCGGCTGGCGAAGCTGTTCCTCTACATCGTGGGCAGCGTCTTGTCGCGCGTCGGCGACGAGCCCATGATCTGCGACCTGGACAACGGCTCCCGCTCCCAGGTGGACATCCTGAAGCAGAACTTCTCGACGATGCCCAACAGCTCGCAGGGAACGCTGCGCGCGATATCCGCGAAGCTGGCCGTGATGCTGGCCCGCGAGATGCTCTCGGCCAGCCAGGAGGGCGACCGCTGCCGCACGCTCTTCAGCTCCACGCTGCAGTGGTCCTGCCCCGACATCTCCACCATCAAGGCGGTGGTGCAGCTGGCCTGGGCCTCGTCCTGCGGCAACCTGCAGGCGctgggcagcagcagcggcgactTCGAGGACGAGGTGATCGTGCCCGACAGCCAGGACTTTAGCATGTGCAAGGAGGCGCTGGAGGTGCTCACCATCTCGTTCATTCTCAATCCAAGTGCCAACGAGGCGCTGACCAGCGACGCCAACTGGCCCAAGTTCATCACCTCCATTGTGCTGAAGAACCCGCTGCGCCACGTGCGACAGGTGGCCTCAGAGCAGCTGTTCCTGGCCTCCACCTACTGCGCCGGCGACCGGCGGCCGTTCGTCTACATGGTCAACCTGCTGGTGGGCGCGCTCAAGACGCTGGTTCCCCAGTACGAGGCCACCTGCGCCGAGTTCTTCTCGGTCCTGTGCCGCACTTTGTCCTACGGGTGCATCTACAACTGGCCGCTGCAGATCAGCGAGGGACTGCTGGGCGACGAGATCAAGTGGCTGCAACGCATACGCGAGAACGTCCGCGCCACCGGCGACACCCAGGTGCACGAGGAGCTCCTCGAGGGCCACCTCTGCCTGGCCAAGGAGCTGATGTTCTTCCTCGCCGCCGACTCGAAGGCGCAGCTCAACGAGCTCATCCACGAGCTGATCGACGACTTCCTCTTCACGGCCTCCCGCGAATTCCTGCATTTACGGCGGCACGGCAGCCTGCGGCAGGACACCGTTCCGCCGCCGGTCTGCCGCAGTCCGCACACCATCGCCGCTGCCTGCGATCTCCTTATTGCCTTGTGCCAGCTCTGTGTTCCTAATATGAAGCTACTCACCAACACACTGATCGACTTCGTCTGCACGG ATACTGATCCGCTTCGCGAATGGGATTACCTGCCGCCTGTGGGCGCCAGGCCAACCAAAGGTTTCTGCGGACTGAAGAACGCCGGTGCCACCTGCTACATGAACTCGGTGCTGCAACAGCTCTACATGGTGCCGGCTGTGCGCGTGGGCATCCTGCGAGCCCACGGAGCGGCAACCACCGACGGCGAGGATTTCAGCGGCGATTCCGACTTGACGGGCGGCGGTCTTGGACCGGCCCTCTTCTCGGGACCCGCCTCTGCCCTAGTcaccttctcctcctcctcgtcgtcgtcgtcgtcgggtGCTGTCGAGGATGGGTCGCATGATGTGCGGAAGAACTACCACGTCGTGATCCTGAAGCACGTGCAGGCCATATTCGCCCACCTGGGCCACAGTGCGCTGCAGTTCTACGTGCCCCGTGGTCTCTGGACGCATTTCAA GCTGCAGGGAGAGCCTGTGAACCTCCGCGAGCAACAAGACGCCGTAGAGTTCTTCATGTCCCTGTTCGAGAGCCTGGACGAGGGACTGAAGGCCCTCGGACAGCCGCAGCTGATGAACGCCACGCTGGGCGGCTCGTTCAGCGACCAGAAAATCTGCCAAGAGTGCCCCCATCGCTACTCCAAAGAGGAACCATTTAGTGTATTTAGTGTCGATATTAGGAATCATAGCTCATTAACCGAATCTCTGGAGCAGTACGTCAAGGGGGAGCTGCTCGAGGGAGCCGATGCATACCATTGTGATAAATGTGATAAAAAA GTAGTTACCGTTAAGCGGCTGTGCGTGAAGAAGCTGCCACCCGTGTTAGCCATACAACTGAAGCGCTTTGAATACGACTACGAGCGGGTCTGTGCgattaaatttaatgattaCTTTGAATTTCCGCGCATCCTGGATATGGAGCCCTACACCG TGTCTGGCCTAGCCAAGCTAGAGGGCGAGGTGGTGGAGGTGGGTgataattgtcaaacaaacGTTGAGACGACCAAGTACGAGCTAACCGGCATTGTGGTGCACAGCGGGCAAGCATCCGGTGGCCACTACTTCAGCTACATACTCTCCAA AAACCCAGCGAACGGCAAGTGCCAGTGGTACAAATTCGACGACGGCGAGGTCACCGAGTGCAAAATGCACGAGGACGAGGAGATGAAGGCGCAGTGCTTCGGCGGCGATTACATGGGCGAGATCTACGACAACAACCTCAAGCGCATGCAGTACCGCCGCCAGAAGCGCTGGTGGAACGCCTACATGCTGTTCTACACCCGCTGCGACCAGAGCCCCGTTCAGTATGAGCCCAGTGTGGAGCAGTTGTCGCTCACCGAGAGCCGCAACATGGTGCTGCCCCTGCCGAAGCCCATCGAGCGCAGCGTGCG GCATCAGAACATTCGGTTTCTGCACTCCCGCAGCATTTTCTCCGTGGAGTTTTTCAACTTTATCAAAAAGCTGGTCAGCTGCAATATCCCCTCCGCGAGGAGCGATAAGATC ACTTCTGCCGCCGAGGAGCTCTCGCTGCTGGGCGTGCAATTGGCCTCGCAGTTCCTGTTCCACACCGGCTTCCGCACGAAGAAGTCTCTGCGCGGCCCAGTAATTGATTG GTACGACGCGCTCTCACATCACATACGTTCCTCGGCTTTGGTCCGCAAGTGGTTCGCCAACCATGCGCTCCTCTCGCCGCCGTCGCGCTTGGGCGAATACATCCTGATGGCGCCGTCGCCGGAGGTGCGGACCGTCTTCGTCAAGCTGGTGGTGTTCTTCTGCCACTTTGCCATCAACGACGAGCCACTGACTGGCTACGACGGAGCCAATCTCTGCGAGCAGGTGCTCATCAGCGTGCTGCGCCTGCTGAAGTCCGAGGCAGCCGACTATGGCAAGCACCTGCCCCACTACTTCAGCCTGTTCAGCATGTACGTGGGCCTGGGAACACGGGAGAAGCAGCAGCTGCTAAGG CTCAATGTGCCGCTGCAGTTCATCCAGGTGGCCTTGGACGACGGCCCCGGTCCGGCCATCAAGTATCAGTATCCGGAGTTCAGCAAGCTGCACCAGGTGGTCTCGCACCTGATTCGCTGCAGCGATGTGAGCGAAAAGTGCCAGAGCTCCAACCAGAACGCCCGTCCACTGCCCAATCCGTTCAAGGATGCCACGGTGGCGCACGAGGAGCTGACCCCGCTGTCCACCGAGTGCATGGACCTGCTCTTTAATCGCACGGG CTACATCAAGAAGGTCATTGAGGACACAAACGTGGGCGACGAGGGTCTCAAGCTGCTGCAGTACTGCAGCTGGGAGAACCCGCACTTCTCGCGCGCCGTGCTCACCGAGCTGCTGTGGCAGTGCGGCTTCGCCTACTGCCACGACATGCGACACCACACGGACCTGCTGCTGAACATCCTGCTGATCGACGACTCGTGGCAGCACCACCGCATCCACAACGCCCTCAACGGGGTGGCGGAGGAGCGCGAGGGCCTGCTGGAGACGATACAGCGGGCGAAGACGCACTACCAGAAGCGGGCGTACCAGATAATCAAGTGCCTAACGCAGCTGTTCCACAAGTCGCCGATTGCGCTGCAGATGCTCAACACGAATCCGACGATCAGCCGGCACTGGAGCATCGCCGTCGAGTGGCTGCAGGACGAGCTGGAGCGGCAGCGCGGCATCGGCTGCCAGTACAACTCGTACTCGTGGTCGCCGCCGGCGCAGAGCAACGACAACACCAACGGCTACATGCTGGAGCGGTCGCAGTCGGCCAAGAACACGTGGACCATGGCCTACGAGCTCTGCCCGGATGAGGTCAGCGAGAAAACG GATGAGAACAACGAGTCTGATTTGGAGTCGAATCTGGACGAGAACAAGGCGGAGCAGGCAGTGCAGCCGGGAGGAGCGCAGGAGGGCACGGAGCAGGCGGCCGATAACAAGACGCCCACCACGAGCAGTCCGTCGACAGGAGCCTGGCCGGTGCGCGTGGATAGCAACGCCATTCCACGGCTCTCGCGCCAGCTCTTCGGGGCCTACACGTCGACTGGAGGAACAACTAGCGGCACCACCGCACCCACACCCGCCACCACAACGACGACGGCGGGCAGTGGGGCCAACAGCGAAACGGAGAGCAGTGCTCAGGAGACGACTGCCGGCGAGACGACCATCAGTGGTCTGACCAACAGCCTGGATCAAATGGAGATAACGGCCAAAAAG AAGTGTCGCAGGGTGATAATAAGAAAGCTGGTGGAAAGTAAGGACGAGGAGGACGCGACGACTGCGACCACGACGGCCAGCACAGCGGAGGTCACAGCGTCgccagcgacaacaacaactgcaacggcagcaactgcaacaccTGCCACAACCACAACAGCAGCCACCACAGCGGGAACAGGATCGGGATCGGGCAGCGGAACGAGTGAACCCCCGACGAGGATAgagaaaaacttaatttaa